A single region of the Silene latifolia isolate original U9 population chromosome 8, ASM4854445v1, whole genome shotgun sequence genome encodes:
- the LOC141597026 gene encoding squamosa promoter-binding-like protein 14 isoform X1 produces the protein MEELGLGTQVAAPLFIHQNMAGRLFEGGLIGQKRGYGYNTPTTYQKQQHSQVERTRDGWDPKQWEWDSARFVARARPLVPEVLGLGTPNVGPLDNSEVSVVDPVLQASTASWSSTSHDEGGQNGNCPQLQLGSAHVSSNKTSGEEPVTSLRPNKKVRSGSPGNAGTYPVCQVDCCEEDLSKAKDYHRRHKVCELHSKATKAIVGKQMQRFCQQCSRFHPLAEFDEGKRSCRRRLAGHNRRRRKTQPEEAIPPVVHPTAISSTGNGNLDIVNLLTVLARGQGIADKNVPNYPSMPDKSQLIEILSKLNNVLPRPTDLPPSPAVTSGPSKNIFEQTAFCGNKAGQNNMGQNMHSLGGGERSSSSYQSPTEDSDGQLHDTRIILPLQLFSSSPGNDSPRNVVSSNKFFSSNSCSPSDERSHSSSTPITRTLFPLETTSEIDKADRMSICEETNVNVEACQAGTFASGVTLELFGRGNMAAGNKLQSLPNQAGYSSSGSDHSPPSFNSDPQKDRTGRIMFKLFDKDPGHFPGALRTQICNWLSNSPTEMESFIRPGCVVLSVYVSMPSAAWEKLEENFSQQLANLVQNSDAEFWRNGRFSVNIGRQLAFHKGGKFNFCKPWSIPNSPEMVMVSPLAVVSGQTTSLVIRGRNLTSTGTKIHCTYMGGYSSKEVSGSTYQGCTYDEIRLGDFRVHAATSTLGRCFIEVENGVRGNSFPIIIADAKICQELRLLEQEFDKEAKPDSVIIGEPFTNISSPGSHEEILCFLNELGWLFQRQSSSDVGTHDFSPRRYQYLLTFSIERDYCALVKTLLDIFTEKDYRTDGLSSECLDALEKTNLLHRAVKKRSKRMVDMLIHYSPPHGNGASNRYIFPPNLSGPGGITPLHLAACSSGSYDIVDVLTDDPMEIGLHSWKSLLDYNGQSPSAYATMRNDHSLNSLVAQKLVDRRNNQLSVSIEIDTVEPEVKQRSSLQINKKPDSCPKCAMMSYSRMSGSQGMLHRPLIHSMLAIAAVCVCVCLFFKSMSVPLTWENLDFGSM, from the exons ATGGAGGAGCTGGGACTGGGAACTCAAGTAGCAGCACCCTTGTTTATACACCAGAATATGGCCGGTCGACTTTTCGAGGGGGGTTTGATTGGGCAAAAGAGAGGTTATGGTTATAATACTCCTACTACTTATCAAAAGCAGCAACATTCACAAGTAGAGAGAACTAGGGATGGATGGGACCCCAAACAATGGGAATGGGATAGTGCCCGGTTTGTGGCGAGGGCTAGACCTCTGGTACCAGAGGTACTTGGCCTCGGTACCCCTAATGTGGGCCCTTTGGATAATAGTGAGGTGAGTGTTGTCGACCCGGTTTTACAGGCTTCTACTGCGTCGTGGAGCAGCACCTCACATGATGAGGGTGGGCAGAATGGTAATTGCCCTCAGTTGCAGCTTGGAAGCGCTCACGTGAGCTCAAATAAGACTAGTGGTGAGGAGCCTGTTACTTCTTTGAGACCGAACAAGAAGGTTCGGTCTGGATCTCCTGGTAATGCTGGGACCTATCCTGTTTGTCAGGTGGATTGTTGTGAAGAAGATCTCTCGAAAGCAAAGGATTATCATAGAAGGCATAAGGTTTGTGAACTCCATAGCAAGGCCACCAAAGCTATTGTAGGGAAACAGATGCAGAGGTTCTGCCAGCAGTGTAGCAG GTTTCATCCACTTGCTGAGTTTGACGAGGGAAAAAGAAGTTGCCGAAGAAGACTTGCTGGTCATAATCGTCGGAGAAGGAAAACTCAACCAGAAGAAGCCATACCGCCGGTCGTGCATCCGACTGCCATCAGTAGCACTGGGAATGGAAATTTAGATATTGTCAACTTGTTGACAGTTTTAGCCCGTGGTCAAG GGATTGCTGACAAGAATGTTCCCAATTACCCATCTATGCCTGACAAAAGTCAGCTGATCGAAATACTGAGTAAGTTAAACAATGTGTTACCTCGGCCAACTGATCTTCCGCCATCCCCTGCTGTTACTTCGGGCCCATCCAAGAACATTTTCGAGCAAACCGCTTTTTGTGGAAACAAAGCAGGTCAAAACAATATGGGTCAAAACATGCACTCTTTAGGGGGAGGAGAGAGAAGCAGCTCTAGCTATCAATCCCCAACTGAGGATTCAGATGGTCAATTGCATGACACTAGAATAATTCTACCACTGCAGCTGTTTAGTTCATCACCTGGGAACGATAGCCCGCGGAATGTAGTTTCATCAAACAAGTTTTTCTCTTCCAATAGCTGTAGTCCCTCTGATGAGAGGTCTCATTCATCATCTACTCCTATCACTAGAACGTTATTCCCGTTAGAAACTACCTCGGAAATTGATAAGGCTGACAGAATGTCAATTTGCGAAGAAACCAACGTGAATGTTGAAGCATGCCAGGCTGGAACTTTTGCCTCTGGAGTGACTCTGGAACTCTTTGGTCGGGGAAATATGGCCGCCGGTAATAAGTTGCAGAGTTTACCAAATCAGGCAGGATACTCTTCATCTGGTTCTGATCATTCTCCACCAAGTTTCAACTCGGATCCTCAG AAGGACCGAACGGGCCGAATAATGTTCAAACTATTTGATAAGGATCCTGGTCATTTTCCTGGAGCACTGCGCACACAG ATATGTAATTGGCTTTCTAACAGTCCAACAGAGATGGAGAGTTTCATCAGACCCGGTTGTGTAGTTCTATCAGTTTATGTGTCTATGCCATCAGCTGCCTGGGAAAAG CTCGAAGAGAACTTTTCTCAGCAACTTGCTAACTTAGTTCAAAATTCTGATGCTGAGTTTTGGAGAAATGGAAGGTTTTCAGTGAACATTGGCAGGCAGTTAGCTTTCCACAAGGGAG GAAAATTTAATTTTTGCAAGCCTTGGAGTATACCAAATTCTCCTGAGATGGTCATGGTTTCACCTTTGGCTGTTGTGAGTGGACAAACCACTTCTCTTGTGATAAGAGGCAGGAATTTAACTTCCACTGGTACCAA GATACACTGCACATACATGGGTGGGTACTCATCTAAGGAAGTCTCGGGATCAACCTATCAAGGATGCACTTATGATGAAATCAGATTGGGTGACTTTAGGGTGCATGCTGCTACTTCTACTCTTGGGCGTTGTTTTATTGAG GTAGAAAATGGTGTCAGAGGTAATAGCTTCCCCATTATAATAGCAGATGCTAAGATATGTCAGGAACTGAGGCTCCTTGAACAAGAATTTGACAAAGAAGCGAAACCAGATAGTGTCATCATCGGAGAACCGTTCACGAATATATCAAGCCCCGGTTCGCATGAAGAAATCTTGTGTTTCTTAAATGAACTTGGGTGGCTTTTCCAGAGGCAGAGTTCTTCTGACGTTGGCACTCATGATTTTTCCCCTCGTCGATATCAATACCTCTTGACTTTTTCCATTGAAAGAGATTACTGTGCTTTGGTCAAAACACTTTTGGATATATTTACTGAAAAGGATTATAGAACAGATGGATTATCCTCGGAATGCCTAGACGCTCTCGAGAAGACAAACCTCTTGCACCGCGCAGTTAAGAAGAGGTCTAAAAGAATGGTGGACATGCTTATCCACTATTCACCACCTCATGGTAATGGTGCTTCTAACAGATATATCTTTCCCCCAAACCTCAGTGGACCCGGGGGAATTACACCGCTCCATTTGGCAGCTTGCAGTTCGGGCTCATATGATATTGTAGATGTTTTGACTGATGATCCCATGGAG ATTGGATTGCATAGTTGGAAGTCCCTTTTGGATTACAACGGGCAGTCTCCGTCTGCTTATGCTACGATGAGAAATGACCATTCTTTAAACAGCTTAGTAGCTCAGAAACTGGTTGACAGAAGAAACAATCAACTCTCCGTATCAATCGAGATTGATACCGTTGAACCCGAGGTTAAACAAAGGTCAAGCCTACAAATAAACAAGAAACCGGACTCTTGCCCCAAGTGTGCAATGATGAGTTACAGTAGAATGTCGGGATCTCAAGGCATGCTTCACCGTCCCCTTATACATTCAATGCTTGCCATTGCGGCAGTATGTGTTTGTGTCTGCCTCTTCTTCAAAAGCATGTCAGTTCCTTTAACCTGGGAAAATTTGGATTTTGGGTCAATGTAA
- the LOC141597026 gene encoding squamosa promoter-binding-like protein 14 isoform X2, with product MEELGLGTQVAAPLFIHQNMAGRLFEGGLIGQKRGYGYNTPTTYQKQQHSQVERTRDGWDPKQWEWDSARFVARARPLVPEVLGLGTPNVGPLDNSEVSVVDPVLQASTASWSSTSHDEGGQNGNCPQLQLGSAHVSSNKTSGEEPVTSLRPNKKVRSGSPGNAGTYPVCQVDCCEEDLSKAKDYHRRHKVCELHSKATKAIVGKQMQRFCQQCSRFHPLAEFDEGKRSCRRRLAGHNRRRRKTQPEEAIPPVVHPTAISSTGNGNLDIVNLLTVLARGQGIADKNVPNYPSMPDKSQLIEILSKLNNVLPRPTDLPPSPAVTSGPSKNIFEQTAFCGNKAGQNNMGQNMHSLGGGERSSSSYQSPTEDSDGQLHDTRIILPLQLFSSSPGNDSPRNVVSSNKFFSSNSCSPSDERSHSSSTPITRTLFPLETTSEIDKADRMSICEETNVNVEACQAGTFASGVTLELFGRGNMAAGNKLQSLPNQAGYSSSGSDHSPPSFNSDPQDRTGRIMFKLFDKDPGHFPGALRTQICNWLSNSPTEMESFIRPGCVVLSVYVSMPSAAWEKLEENFSQQLANLVQNSDAEFWRNGRFSVNIGRQLAFHKGGKFNFCKPWSIPNSPEMVMVSPLAVVSGQTTSLVIRGRNLTSTGTKIHCTYMGGYSSKEVSGSTYQGCTYDEIRLGDFRVHAATSTLGRCFIEVENGVRGNSFPIIIADAKICQELRLLEQEFDKEAKPDSVIIGEPFTNISSPGSHEEILCFLNELGWLFQRQSSSDVGTHDFSPRRYQYLLTFSIERDYCALVKTLLDIFTEKDYRTDGLSSECLDALEKTNLLHRAVKKRSKRMVDMLIHYSPPHGNGASNRYIFPPNLSGPGGITPLHLAACSSGSYDIVDVLTDDPMEIGLHSWKSLLDYNGQSPSAYATMRNDHSLNSLVAQKLVDRRNNQLSVSIEIDTVEPEVKQRSSLQINKKPDSCPKCAMMSYSRMSGSQGMLHRPLIHSMLAIAAVCVCVCLFFKSMSVPLTWENLDFGSM from the exons ATGGAGGAGCTGGGACTGGGAACTCAAGTAGCAGCACCCTTGTTTATACACCAGAATATGGCCGGTCGACTTTTCGAGGGGGGTTTGATTGGGCAAAAGAGAGGTTATGGTTATAATACTCCTACTACTTATCAAAAGCAGCAACATTCACAAGTAGAGAGAACTAGGGATGGATGGGACCCCAAACAATGGGAATGGGATAGTGCCCGGTTTGTGGCGAGGGCTAGACCTCTGGTACCAGAGGTACTTGGCCTCGGTACCCCTAATGTGGGCCCTTTGGATAATAGTGAGGTGAGTGTTGTCGACCCGGTTTTACAGGCTTCTACTGCGTCGTGGAGCAGCACCTCACATGATGAGGGTGGGCAGAATGGTAATTGCCCTCAGTTGCAGCTTGGAAGCGCTCACGTGAGCTCAAATAAGACTAGTGGTGAGGAGCCTGTTACTTCTTTGAGACCGAACAAGAAGGTTCGGTCTGGATCTCCTGGTAATGCTGGGACCTATCCTGTTTGTCAGGTGGATTGTTGTGAAGAAGATCTCTCGAAAGCAAAGGATTATCATAGAAGGCATAAGGTTTGTGAACTCCATAGCAAGGCCACCAAAGCTATTGTAGGGAAACAGATGCAGAGGTTCTGCCAGCAGTGTAGCAG GTTTCATCCACTTGCTGAGTTTGACGAGGGAAAAAGAAGTTGCCGAAGAAGACTTGCTGGTCATAATCGTCGGAGAAGGAAAACTCAACCAGAAGAAGCCATACCGCCGGTCGTGCATCCGACTGCCATCAGTAGCACTGGGAATGGAAATTTAGATATTGTCAACTTGTTGACAGTTTTAGCCCGTGGTCAAG GGATTGCTGACAAGAATGTTCCCAATTACCCATCTATGCCTGACAAAAGTCAGCTGATCGAAATACTGAGTAAGTTAAACAATGTGTTACCTCGGCCAACTGATCTTCCGCCATCCCCTGCTGTTACTTCGGGCCCATCCAAGAACATTTTCGAGCAAACCGCTTTTTGTGGAAACAAAGCAGGTCAAAACAATATGGGTCAAAACATGCACTCTTTAGGGGGAGGAGAGAGAAGCAGCTCTAGCTATCAATCCCCAACTGAGGATTCAGATGGTCAATTGCATGACACTAGAATAATTCTACCACTGCAGCTGTTTAGTTCATCACCTGGGAACGATAGCCCGCGGAATGTAGTTTCATCAAACAAGTTTTTCTCTTCCAATAGCTGTAGTCCCTCTGATGAGAGGTCTCATTCATCATCTACTCCTATCACTAGAACGTTATTCCCGTTAGAAACTACCTCGGAAATTGATAAGGCTGACAGAATGTCAATTTGCGAAGAAACCAACGTGAATGTTGAAGCATGCCAGGCTGGAACTTTTGCCTCTGGAGTGACTCTGGAACTCTTTGGTCGGGGAAATATGGCCGCCGGTAATAAGTTGCAGAGTTTACCAAATCAGGCAGGATACTCTTCATCTGGTTCTGATCATTCTCCACCAAGTTTCAACTCGGATCCTCAG GACCGAACGGGCCGAATAATGTTCAAACTATTTGATAAGGATCCTGGTCATTTTCCTGGAGCACTGCGCACACAG ATATGTAATTGGCTTTCTAACAGTCCAACAGAGATGGAGAGTTTCATCAGACCCGGTTGTGTAGTTCTATCAGTTTATGTGTCTATGCCATCAGCTGCCTGGGAAAAG CTCGAAGAGAACTTTTCTCAGCAACTTGCTAACTTAGTTCAAAATTCTGATGCTGAGTTTTGGAGAAATGGAAGGTTTTCAGTGAACATTGGCAGGCAGTTAGCTTTCCACAAGGGAG GAAAATTTAATTTTTGCAAGCCTTGGAGTATACCAAATTCTCCTGAGATGGTCATGGTTTCACCTTTGGCTGTTGTGAGTGGACAAACCACTTCTCTTGTGATAAGAGGCAGGAATTTAACTTCCACTGGTACCAA GATACACTGCACATACATGGGTGGGTACTCATCTAAGGAAGTCTCGGGATCAACCTATCAAGGATGCACTTATGATGAAATCAGATTGGGTGACTTTAGGGTGCATGCTGCTACTTCTACTCTTGGGCGTTGTTTTATTGAG GTAGAAAATGGTGTCAGAGGTAATAGCTTCCCCATTATAATAGCAGATGCTAAGATATGTCAGGAACTGAGGCTCCTTGAACAAGAATTTGACAAAGAAGCGAAACCAGATAGTGTCATCATCGGAGAACCGTTCACGAATATATCAAGCCCCGGTTCGCATGAAGAAATCTTGTGTTTCTTAAATGAACTTGGGTGGCTTTTCCAGAGGCAGAGTTCTTCTGACGTTGGCACTCATGATTTTTCCCCTCGTCGATATCAATACCTCTTGACTTTTTCCATTGAAAGAGATTACTGTGCTTTGGTCAAAACACTTTTGGATATATTTACTGAAAAGGATTATAGAACAGATGGATTATCCTCGGAATGCCTAGACGCTCTCGAGAAGACAAACCTCTTGCACCGCGCAGTTAAGAAGAGGTCTAAAAGAATGGTGGACATGCTTATCCACTATTCACCACCTCATGGTAATGGTGCTTCTAACAGATATATCTTTCCCCCAAACCTCAGTGGACCCGGGGGAATTACACCGCTCCATTTGGCAGCTTGCAGTTCGGGCTCATATGATATTGTAGATGTTTTGACTGATGATCCCATGGAG ATTGGATTGCATAGTTGGAAGTCCCTTTTGGATTACAACGGGCAGTCTCCGTCTGCTTATGCTACGATGAGAAATGACCATTCTTTAAACAGCTTAGTAGCTCAGAAACTGGTTGACAGAAGAAACAATCAACTCTCCGTATCAATCGAGATTGATACCGTTGAACCCGAGGTTAAACAAAGGTCAAGCCTACAAATAAACAAGAAACCGGACTCTTGCCCCAAGTGTGCAATGATGAGTTACAGTAGAATGTCGGGATCTCAAGGCATGCTTCACCGTCCCCTTATACATTCAATGCTTGCCATTGCGGCAGTATGTGTTTGTGTCTGCCTCTTCTTCAAAAGCATGTCAGTTCCTTTAACCTGGGAAAATTTGGATTTTGGGTCAATGTAA
- the LOC141597028 gene encoding uncharacterized protein LOC141597028 — translation MSVIKVSDRNDLRFIIILVIHLFTAATSTASDGPPVSRIAFGSCSNQNLPQEIWNAVSDFNPQVFIWLGDNIYGDHKRPFRLVGKERTIGPFKNVPRFYPSSEQEMESSYKKAKLNPGYSYIRKHSKVIGTWDDHDYGLNDAGKEFAGKVTNQKLLLDFLDEPIDSPRRKQAGVYTSYTFGPVGKQIKVILLDTRYFRDPLSSDGSILGISQWEWLEEELYGPQTVLTIIGSSIQVTSNFSAVTRPFFSVEGWSRFPKERNRLFQLIRDSKRDGVLFISGDVHFAEITRYDCATGYPLYDVTSSGLTQSVEGVVPPPLQFLLRLMSQLTPTTLRVMGNCRYKSCVYGKPNFGVIEVDWESNPLTLTIEVRDVNGTPVASNKILLSDLRAGNMELPNMGRAADNQKYCTLEVDLPWIIRYRLAIIVFCGSFVLLLAFLGLIYSSIIVSRRCLRKCKHD, via the exons ATGTCTGTAATTAAAGTCAGCGACAGGAATGATTTGCGGTTCATAATCATCCTTGTAATTCACTTGTTCACCGCCGCAACTTCCACCGCTTCCGACGGACCTCCGGTGTCTCGTATTGCTTTCGGCTCTTGCTCCAATCAAAACCTTCCTCAG GAGATCTGGAATGCAGTCAGTGACTTCAATCCCCAAGTTTTCATATGGTTAGGAGACAATATTTACGGAGACCATAAACGCCCTTTTAGATTAGTTGGGAAGGAGAGGACTATTGGCCCTTTCAAGAATGTTCCAAGGTTTTACCCTTCTTCTGAACAAGAAATGGAGTCAAGCTACAAGAAGGCAAAATTAAACCCTGGATACTCCTACATCCGAAAGCATTCTAAG GTTATCGGAACATGGGATGATCATGATTATGGCTTGAATGATGCAGGAAAAGAATTCGCTGGCAAGGTCACCAATCAAAAGCTACTTCTAGATTTCTTGGATGAACCCATAGATAGTCCGAG GAGAAAACAAGCTGGTGTCTATACATCTTACACATTTGGTCCTGTTGGCAAACAAATAAAG GTCATTCTTCTTGACACTAGATACTTTAGAGATCCTTTGTCAAGCGATGGAAGTATTTTAGGAATTTCACAATGGGAGTGGTTGGAGGAAGAGCTCTATGGTCCCCAGACAGTCCTGACCATTATTGGCTCCTCTATACAG GTCACATCAAATTTTTCAGCTGTTACTAGGCCGTTCTTTTCTGTTGAGGGTTGGAGTCGTTTTCCAAAGGAGAGGAATCGCTTGTTTCAGTTAATTCGTGATAGTAAG AGGGATGGTGTGCTTTTTATCAGTGGAGATGTTCATTTTGCTGAAATCACGAGATATGACTGTGCTACTGGATATCCGCTGTATGACGTCACCTCTAGTGGATTGACACAATCTGTCGAGGGAGTGGTGCCACCACCATTGCAGTTTTTATTGAGACTTATGTCACAGTTGACACCAACTACACTGAGGGTAATGGGAAATTGCAGATACAAGTCATGTGTATACG GAAAACCAAATTTTGGTGTCATTGAGGTGGATTGGGAATCGAATCCGTTGACTTTAACAATCGAAGTTAGAGATGTCAATGGAACCCCTGTCGCCAGTAATAAGATCTTATTGTCTGATTTGCGAGCCGGAAATATGGAACTACCTAACATGGGACGTGCAGCAGATAATCAGAAATATTGCACTCTTGAAGTTGATCTTCCTTGGATTATTCGGTACCGATTGGCCATTATTGTATTCTGTGGATCATTTG TCTTGCTTCTTGCTTTTTTGGGGCTGATTTATTCATCAATAATCGTCAGTAGAAGATGTCTTCGCAAGTGCAAGCATGATTAG